The following proteins come from a genomic window of Hoplias malabaricus isolate fHopMal1 chromosome 15, fHopMal1.hap1, whole genome shotgun sequence:
- the cnot8 gene encoding CCR4-NOT transcription complex subunit 8, with product MPAALADTSQIICEVWASNVEEEMRKIRQIIQNYNYIAMDTEFPGVVVRPIGEFRSTVDYQYQLLRCNVDLLKIIQLGLTFMNEDGAYPPGTTTWQFNFKFNLTEDMYSQDSIDLLQNSGLQFKKHEEEGIDTLYFAELLMTSGLVLCENVKWLSFHSGYDFGYLVKLLTDARLPEEEHEFFQILNLFFPAIYDVKYLMKSCKNLKGGLQEVADQLELKRIGRQHQAGSDSLLTGMAFFRMKELFFEDNIDDAKYCGRLYGLGSGSNQSQNGISSSSQEEANNKH from the exons ATGCCAGCCGCACTTGCAGATACGAGCCAAATTATCTGTGAGGTCTGGGCCAGCAACGTGGAGGAGGAGATGAGGAAAATACGACAGATTATTCAAAATTACAACTACATCGCCATG GACACAGAATTTCCCGGAGTGGTGGTCCGACCCATTGGAGAATTCCGCAGCACTGTGGACTACCAGTATCAGCTCCTGCGGTGCAATGTGGATCTTCTGAAAATCATTCAGCTGGGTTTAACGTTCATGAACGAAGATGGCGCCTATCCCCCAGGAACGACAACTTGGCAGTTTAACTTTAAATTCAATTTAAC agaGGACATGTACTCTCAGGACTCGATAGATCTTCTGCAAAATTCTGGTCTCCAGTTTAAGAAGCATGAGGAAGAGGGAATTGATACGCTATACTTCGCTGAGCTCTTGATGACCTCAGGCTTAgtgctgtgtgaaaatgtcaagtGGCTCTCCTTTCATAG TGGTTATGATTTTGGCTACCTGGTGAAGCTCCTAACAGATGCTCGCTTACCAGAAGAAGAGCATGAGTTCTTCCAGATCTTGAACCTCTTTTTTCCTGCCATATATGACGTCAAATACCTTATGAAGAGCTGCAAAAACTTAAAG gGAGGACTTCAGGAGGTTGCAGACCAGCTGGAGTTGAAAAGGATTGGGAGGCAGCATCAGGCTGGATCTGATTCACTGCTGACTGGAATGGCCTTCTTCAGGATGAAAGAG CTGTTCTTCGAAGACAACATTGATGATGCGAAGTATTGTGGACGACTCTATGGCCTGGGGTCTGGCTCCAACCAGAGTCAGAATGGCATTTCCAGCTCCTCGCAAGAGGAAGCCAACAACAAGCACTGA